A genomic region of Salinibacterium sp. NK8237 contains the following coding sequences:
- a CDS encoding acyl-CoA thioesterase II, translating to MTDPMAGLLTALDLTDTGARTSEDIFTGPSQWMPQGRVFGGQVLAQALVAAQRTLAEDRVVHSMHGYFLRPGDVNLPITFSVDRIHDGRSFSTRRTQAYQEGVPILSAIASFQDDDAGLDHQIDMPADLPDPESLPTTAESLASVDHPVARYWSSQRPFDMRYVTSPIFMSVDGGNVPHQAVWIKSVGPMPDDMNLHRAALAYASDYSILESIMRRHDLAWVTPGIKVASLDHAMWWHRDARVDEWLLYVQESPNAIGGRGLSLGRIYDRSGRLIASVAQEGMVRPPR from the coding sequence ATGACGGACCCTATGGCTGGACTTCTGACTGCCCTTGATCTCACCGACACCGGCGCACGAACGAGTGAAGACATTTTCACCGGCCCAAGCCAGTGGATGCCGCAGGGCCGTGTCTTCGGCGGGCAAGTGTTAGCGCAGGCTCTCGTTGCCGCGCAGCGCACTCTCGCAGAGGACCGCGTCGTGCATTCCATGCACGGATATTTCTTGCGCCCGGGCGATGTCAACCTCCCCATCACGTTCTCGGTAGACCGCATTCACGATGGTCGTTCGTTCTCGACGCGGCGCACTCAGGCTTACCAAGAGGGCGTACCGATCCTGTCGGCAATTGCCTCTTTTCAGGATGACGATGCTGGTCTTGATCACCAGATCGACATGCCCGCCGACCTTCCTGACCCGGAGTCGCTGCCGACGACGGCCGAGTCTCTGGCTAGTGTCGATCATCCGGTAGCCCGTTATTGGTCATCGCAGCGCCCCTTCGACATGCGATACGTGACATCGCCCATCTTTATGAGCGTTGATGGCGGCAACGTCCCTCATCAGGCAGTGTGGATCAAATCGGTTGGACCGATGCCTGACGATATGAACTTGCACCGGGCAGCGTTGGCCTACGCAAGCGATTACTCGATTTTGGAGTCGATCATGCGACGCCACGACCTCGCCTGGGTCACTCCCGGGATCAAGGTGGCGAGCCTCGATCACGCCATGTGGTGGCATCGCGACGCCCGCGTTGATGAGTGGCTCCTCTATGTCCAAGAATCACCGAACGCCATTGGTGGCCGTGGTCTTTCGCTCGGTCGGATCTACGACCGCTCTGGCCGTTTAATCGCGAGCGTTGCACAAGAGGGAATGGTGCGTCCTCCCCGCTAA
- a CDS encoding glycine betaine/L-proline ABC transporter ATP-binding protein, which yields MTEKFAVSAKNIYKVFGRRPQEAVERLQHGATRDEIKELGTAAVIDASFDVRPGEIFVVMGLSGSGKSTLIRMLNGLWDTTSGSVTVGGDLITGISGPKLREVRRRHISMVFQHFALFPHRTVLENAAYALEVQGMPKTERLARAQKTIDLVGLKGWGSKLPSELSGGMQQRVGLARALAADTDILLMDEAFSALDPLIRREMQEQLLELQTELGKTIIFITHDLNEAMFLGDRIAVMRDGRIVQIGTPEDILTDPANDYVAQFVQDVDRSRVLTAASVMEPVRATVFASGGPRAALKVMRDLQTSTAFVISRDRTLQGVVRDADVMKLVRKGVSDLTTILSDEYNAVDENTYLSELFVPSVESPLPLAVLDERGRLRGVVPRVTLLAALGNVTTDTDEFQAIEPPLTVSTSVITDALDASDTSSDAKEDAR from the coding sequence GTGACCGAGAAATTTGCTGTCAGTGCGAAGAACATCTACAAGGTGTTTGGACGCCGTCCACAGGAAGCCGTTGAAAGGCTTCAGCATGGCGCCACCCGCGATGAGATCAAAGAGCTTGGTACCGCTGCCGTAATCGACGCCAGCTTCGACGTTCGCCCCGGCGAAATATTCGTAGTCATGGGCCTTTCCGGTTCGGGAAAATCCACGCTCATCCGCATGCTCAACGGACTGTGGGACACCACGTCAGGCAGCGTCACCGTCGGTGGCGACCTGATCACCGGAATTTCTGGTCCCAAGCTTCGCGAGGTTCGCCGCCGTCACATTTCGATGGTCTTTCAGCACTTCGCTCTGTTCCCGCACCGCACGGTGCTGGAGAACGCTGCTTACGCTCTCGAAGTTCAGGGAATGCCGAAGACTGAGCGTCTCGCTCGCGCGCAGAAGACCATCGACCTCGTAGGTCTCAAGGGCTGGGGTTCCAAGCTTCCCTCCGAGCTTTCTGGTGGAATGCAGCAGCGCGTCGGCCTCGCCCGCGCCCTCGCCGCCGACACCGACATCCTTCTTATGGACGAGGCCTTTAGCGCCCTCGACCCGCTGATTCGTCGCGAAATGCAAGAGCAGTTGCTCGAGCTTCAGACCGAGCTCGGCAAGACCATCATCTTCATCACTCACGATCTCAACGAGGCAATGTTCCTCGGAGATCGCATCGCAGTGATGCGTGACGGCCGTATCGTTCAGATCGGCACGCCAGAGGACATCCTCACCGACCCGGCCAACGACTATGTTGCTCAGTTCGTTCAGGATGTTGATCGCTCACGTGTTCTCACGGCCGCCAGCGTCATGGAGCCTGTGCGCGCAACCGTATTCGCCAGTGGCGGACCTCGCGCCGCGCTTAAGGTCATGCGTGACCTTCAGACCTCAACCGCCTTCGTGATCAGCCGCGACCGCACGCTTCAGGGCGTCGTTCGCGATGCCGACGTGATGAAGCTCGTCCGTAAGGGCGTCAGCGATCTGACGACGATTTTGAGCGACGAATACAACGCTGTGGACGAAAACACCTACCTGTCGGAACTCTTCGTTCCGTCGGTCGAAAGCCCGCTTCCGCTCGCTGTTCTCGACGAGCGTGGCCGCCTGAGAGGTGTCGTTCCGCGCGTCACCCTCCTCGCCGCTCTCGGCAACGTCACCACCGACACCGATGAATTTCAAGCGATCGAACCACCTCTTACCGTCTCGACCTCGGTGATTACCGACGCCCTTGACGCCAGCGATACGAGCTCCGACGCGAAGGAGGACGCACGATGA
- a CDS encoding proline/glycine betaine ABC transporter permease, protein MNDFLRIPLGQWVENGVDFITNTFGFFFDFIKLIVSSVADGMSFAFTSPPFWVIVIILAVIAFVARGWVFSLGTALSFLLILSLDQWENAMDTLALVLVAAAIAVLISVPLGILAAKYRTVSTIVKPILDFLQTLPVFVYLIPALILFRVGDVPGIVATVLFALAPGVRLTELGIRGVDSEVVEAGQAFGASPGRILRQIQLPLALPSIMAGINQVIMLSLSMVVIASMVGAGGLGQPVIQSLSRADVALGFEAGLSVVILAIFLDRLTASFGSGKGYFQFIIESFKVRSRGEESVVVETTADSSAATTEPAEHTPPVR, encoded by the coding sequence ATGAACGACTTCCTCAGAATTCCCCTCGGCCAGTGGGTCGAAAACGGTGTTGATTTCATCACCAACACATTCGGTTTCTTCTTTGACTTCATCAAGCTGATCGTTTCCTCGGTCGCCGACGGAATGAGCTTCGCGTTCACTTCGCCGCCATTCTGGGTCATTGTCATCATCCTCGCGGTTATCGCGTTCGTTGCACGTGGATGGGTTTTCTCGCTCGGCACTGCGCTCAGCTTCCTCTTGATCCTCAGCTTGGATCAGTGGGAAAACGCGATGGATACCTTGGCGCTCGTCCTGGTTGCCGCGGCTATCGCCGTGTTGATCAGCGTTCCGCTCGGAATTCTTGCCGCAAAGTACCGCACGGTGTCCACGATCGTGAAGCCCATTCTCGACTTCCTGCAGACTCTGCCGGTCTTCGTTTACCTCATCCCCGCACTGATCCTGTTCCGCGTGGGTGATGTTCCCGGAATCGTGGCAACTGTGCTCTTCGCGCTCGCTCCCGGTGTTCGCCTCACCGAACTCGGAATTCGCGGCGTCGATAGCGAAGTTGTTGAAGCAGGACAGGCCTTCGGTGCATCGCCCGGCCGCATCCTTCGACAGATTCAGCTTCCGCTGGCTCTGCCGTCAATCATGGCCGGTATTAACCAGGTCATCATGCTCTCGCTCTCCATGGTCGTTATCGCGTCCATGGTTGGTGCCGGCGGCCTCGGCCAGCCCGTTATCCAGAGCTTGAGCCGAGCGGATGTCGCACTCGGCTTCGAGGCTGGACTGTCTGTAGTTATCTTGGCCATCTTCCTGGACCGCCTCACGGCATCCTTCGGATCGGGCAAGGGCTACTTCCAGTTCATTATCGAGTCATTCAAGGTTCGTAGCCGTGGTGAAGAATCTGTAGTGGTTGAGACCACCGCAGATAGCTCGGCCGCTACGACCGAACCAGCCGAACACACTCCCCCCGTTCGCTAA
- a CDS encoding glycine betaine ABC transporter substrate-binding protein, translating to MKKQTRAAIAIGAAALLGLSACAAGGDDTASDDAVESKDLSIAVFNGWPEGEAVSYLWKAILEDKGYNVELEYADVTPIFSGLSTGDYDIALDGWLPITHASLMEEYGDTIEDLGAWNSEAGLTVAVNSDAPIDSLEELAANADEFGNRIVGIEPGAGLTEAVLNNTMPTYGLDDMELLTSSTPAMLAELQAALDNGENIAVTLWRPHWAYDAFDIKDLADPEGTLGDVEEIHSFARDTLSDDMPEVTEWISSFKMDSELLYSLENVMYNEYEGTDFEPIVADWIAANQDYVDGLTS from the coding sequence ATGAAGAAGCAGACACGTGCTGCAATTGCAATCGGAGCCGCTGCGCTCCTCGGTCTGTCGGCTTGCGCCGCAGGCGGAGACGACACCGCGTCCGACGACGCTGTTGAGAGCAAAGATCTCAGCATTGCCGTATTCAACGGATGGCCTGAGGGCGAAGCAGTTTCGTACCTCTGGAAGGCAATCCTTGAAGACAAGGGTTACAACGTAGAGCTCGAATACGCTGACGTTACCCCGATCTTCTCGGGTCTCAGCACCGGTGACTACGACATCGCGCTTGACGGATGGCTCCCCATCACTCACGCAAGCCTGATGGAAGAGTACGGCGACACCATTGAAGACCTCGGCGCATGGAACAGCGAAGCTGGCCTGACCGTTGCAGTCAACTCTGATGCCCCCATCGACTCGCTCGAAGAGCTCGCAGCAAACGCTGACGAATTCGGCAACCGCATCGTGGGCATCGAGCCTGGTGCAGGACTCACTGAAGCAGTCCTGAACAACACCATGCCGACCTACGGCCTCGACGACATGGAACTTCTCACGTCGTCGACCCCCGCAATGCTTGCTGAGCTGCAGGCTGCACTCGACAACGGCGAGAACATTGCCGTCACTCTCTGGCGTCCGCACTGGGCCTACGATGCATTCGACATCAAGGACCTTGCTGACCCCGAGGGAACGCTCGGAGACGTTGAAGAAATTCACTCCTTCGCACGCGACACCCTGAGCGACGACATGCCTGAGGTCACTGAGTGGATCTCTAGCTTCAAGATGGACTCCGAGCTTCTTTACTCGCTCGAGAACGTCATGTACAACGAGTACGAAGGAACCGACTTCGAGCCCATCGTTGCTGACTGGATTGCAGCGAACCAGGACTACGTAGACGGCCTCACCAGCTAA
- a CDS encoding glycerate kinase, translated as MVPANENPIVIIAPDSFKGSLTAADAAAALERGAREMLPESATVLTFPMADGGEGSLDAVLAAWLQPALTMTTVDAIGRKREARYGLDSEGHRAVIEAAQANGLPHVSDVPLQALRADSYGVGLIAARLIEGGARDVTLFLGGSAATDGGTGLLRALGARFLDAAGNELAPGGGALASLSTIDLSGLIAGALETQWRIAVDVTNPLVGAQGAAHVFGPQKGASASDVTILNAGLTRLAEVLAETPLAAERGFSAAGIAALPGIGAGGGTAAPLVALCGAVLVPGAQLVADAIGLSKVIASADVILTGEGRFDSQSLDGKVVDYLRGAKGPSGWLAVIAGSVGMSPSEAKAAGIDVALPLGSGIESRKELFQLAAPLLEARGAHAIAEWFEPTDLDAEFRDEEGDDDATLGN; from the coding sequence ATGGTGCCAGCTAACGAGAACCCCATCGTCATCATCGCTCCTGATTCGTTCAAGGGCAGCCTGACTGCTGCGGATGCCGCGGCAGCCCTCGAGCGCGGAGCCCGCGAAATGCTCCCCGAGTCCGCCACGGTGCTCACGTTTCCCATGGCTGACGGCGGAGAAGGCTCTCTTGACGCCGTATTGGCTGCCTGGCTTCAACCCGCCCTCACGATGACGACCGTTGACGCCATTGGCCGCAAACGCGAAGCGCGCTACGGACTCGACAGCGAAGGCCACCGCGCAGTCATCGAAGCAGCGCAGGCCAACGGACTCCCCCACGTCAGCGATGTGCCACTGCAAGCTCTGCGCGCCGATAGCTACGGCGTTGGCCTCATCGCCGCACGCCTCATCGAAGGCGGCGCCCGTGATGTGACGCTCTTTCTCGGCGGCTCCGCAGCCACCGACGGGGGTACAGGACTGCTGCGCGCGCTCGGTGCGCGATTCCTTGATGCCGCGGGTAATGAGTTGGCACCCGGAGGCGGCGCGCTAGCCTCCCTCTCAACGATCGACCTGAGCGGGCTCATCGCCGGCGCGCTCGAGACGCAATGGCGCATCGCCGTCGACGTGACCAATCCCCTAGTCGGAGCACAGGGCGCCGCTCACGTGTTTGGGCCTCAGAAGGGAGCTTCAGCATCCGATGTCACGATCTTGAATGCCGGACTCACCCGCCTAGCCGAAGTGCTTGCAGAGACGCCGCTGGCTGCCGAGCGCGGCTTCTCTGCCGCCGGAATCGCAGCGTTGCCCGGTATCGGTGCCGGCGGCGGAACTGCTGCTCCCCTTGTGGCGCTCTGTGGCGCTGTTTTGGTTCCCGGTGCACAGCTCGTGGCGGATGCCATCGGCTTGAGCAAGGTCATCGCAAGCGCAGACGTGATTCTTACCGGCGAGGGCCGCTTCGATTCGCAGTCGCTCGACGGCAAAGTTGTTGACTACCTGCGCGGCGCCAAGGGCCCAAGCGGTTGGCTCGCAGTTATCGCCGGCAGTGTGGGCATGAGCCCGAGCGAAGCGAAAGCGGCCGGGATCGATGTGGCCCTTCCTCTGGGCTCAGGCATCGAGAGCCGCAAAGAACTCTTCCAACTGGCGGCACCACTGCTCGAGGCACGGGGCGCGCACGCTATCGCCGAATGGTTCGAACCTACCGACCTCGACGCCGAGTTCAGAGACGAAGAGGGCGACGACGACGCGACTCTCGGCAACTAA
- a CDS encoding thioesterase family protein: MRLHIPLPLRWSDVDAYQHVNNAEVFRLLEEARIHAFWPVAGADAPLTAVLDGRPGGDTMTLIARQEIEYLLPIPYMREPIDIQMWIGRVGGASLEVCYEIYSPEGVEPQLLFVRASTTLVLVDAATSRPMRISQAQRTVFNDYAEEPLQFAKRR, from the coding sequence ATGAGATTGCACATCCCGCTCCCGCTGCGCTGGTCAGACGTTGACGCGTACCAACACGTCAACAATGCTGAAGTGTTTCGCCTCCTCGAAGAGGCGCGCATTCACGCATTCTGGCCAGTAGCGGGAGCGGATGCGCCTCTCACCGCCGTGCTCGACGGTCGCCCCGGCGGCGACACCATGACGCTCATTGCGCGTCAAGAAATCGAATACCTACTGCCGATTCCGTATATGCGCGAGCCCATCGACATTCAGATGTGGATCGGACGTGTCGGGGGAGCAAGCCTCGAAGTTTGCTACGAGATCTACAGCCCTGAGGGCGTTGAACCGCAGCTGCTTTTCGTTCGAGCATCCACCACTTTGGTGCTTGTTGATGCTGCGACCTCGCGGCCCATGCGTATTAGTCAAGCCCAGCGCACTGTATTCAACGACTACGCCGAAGAGCCGCTCCAGTTCGCGAAGCGGCGTTAG
- the ettA gene encoding energy-dependent translational throttle protein EttA, producing MAEFIYSMVRARKAVGDKLILDDVTMSFYPGAKIGVVGPNGAGKSTILKIMAGLDTPSNGEARLSPGYSVGILMQEPELDETKTVLENVQEGVGPIKAKVDRHAAIGLEMAEPDADFDALMTEMGSLQEDIDAADAWDLDSQLEQAMDALRTPPGDWPVNKLSGGEKRRVALTKLLLQKPDLLLLDEPTNHLDAESVLWLEQHLSKYPGAVLAVTHDRYFLDHVAEWIAEVDRGHLYPYEGNYSTYLEKKQERLQVQGKKDAKLAKRLSSELEWVRSNSKGRQTKSKARLARYEEMANEAEKTRKLDFEEIVIPMGPRLGAQVIDAKNLKKGFDERILIDGLSFTLPRNGIVGVIGPNGVGKTTLFKTIVGLEPLDSGDLKVGETVDISYVDQTRGGIDPNKTLWEVVSDGQDYIQVGKTEIPSRGYVSQFGFKGPDQQKKAGVLSGGERNRLNLALTLKQGGNLLLLDEPTNDLDVETLGSLENALLEFPGCAVVITHDRWFLDRIATHILAYEGSETNPGYWHWFEGNFDAYEENKIERLGPDAAKPHRSAYRKLTRD from the coding sequence TGGTGCGCGCGCGAAAAGCGGTCGGCGACAAGCTCATCCTTGACGACGTCACAATGTCGTTCTATCCCGGCGCGAAGATTGGTGTGGTCGGCCCCAACGGTGCCGGTAAGTCCACAATCCTCAAGATTATGGCGGGCCTCGACACCCCCAGCAACGGTGAAGCCCGCCTAAGCCCTGGCTACTCGGTCGGAATCCTCATGCAGGAACCCGAGCTTGACGAGACCAAAACCGTTCTCGAAAACGTGCAAGAAGGCGTCGGACCGATCAAGGCCAAGGTCGACCGTCACGCGGCCATCGGCCTCGAAATGGCTGAACCAGATGCCGACTTCGATGCGCTCATGACCGAAATGGGTTCGCTTCAGGAAGACATCGACGCTGCTGACGCGTGGGACCTCGACTCCCAGCTCGAGCAAGCAATGGATGCGCTGCGTACGCCGCCAGGCGACTGGCCCGTCAACAAACTCTCCGGTGGAGAAAAGCGCCGCGTTGCGCTCACCAAGCTTTTGCTGCAGAAGCCTGATCTGCTGCTTCTCGATGAGCCCACTAACCACCTCGACGCCGAAAGTGTTCTCTGGCTCGAGCAGCACCTCTCTAAGTACCCGGGCGCCGTACTGGCCGTAACCCACGATAGGTACTTCCTCGACCACGTCGCCGAGTGGATTGCTGAAGTCGACCGCGGTCACCTTTACCCCTACGAGGGCAACTACTCCACTTACCTCGAGAAGAAGCAAGAACGTCTCCAGGTGCAGGGCAAGAAAGACGCCAAGCTCGCCAAGCGTCTCTCAAGCGAACTTGAGTGGGTGCGCTCCAACTCCAAGGGCCGCCAGACCAAGTCGAAGGCTCGACTCGCACGCTACGAAGAAATGGCGAACGAAGCGGAGAAGACCAGAAAGCTGGACTTCGAAGAAATCGTCATCCCGATGGGGCCACGCCTCGGCGCGCAGGTCATCGACGCCAAGAACCTCAAGAAGGGTTTCGACGAGCGCATCCTGATCGATGGGCTCAGCTTCACCCTTCCCCGCAACGGAATTGTGGGAGTCATCGGCCCGAACGGTGTCGGTAAGACCACGCTGTTCAAGACCATCGTTGGCCTTGAGCCACTCGACTCTGGAGACCTAAAGGTCGGCGAAACAGTCGACATCTCTTACGTTGACCAGACTCGTGGCGGCATCGACCCCAACAAGACGCTGTGGGAAGTTGTTTCTGACGGCCAGGACTATATCCAGGTCGGCAAGACAGAAATTCCGTCGCGCGGGTACGTCTCGCAGTTCGGCTTCAAGGGGCCAGACCAGCAAAAGAAGGCCGGTGTGCTCTCCGGTGGTGAGCGCAACCGCTTGAACCTCGCGCTCACGCTCAAGCAGGGCGGAAACCTTCTCCTGCTTGACGAACCGACTAACGACCTGGACGTCGAGACTCTCGGAAGCCTCGAAAACGCCCTCCTTGAGTTCCCTGGCTGCGCTGTGGTGATCACTCACGATAGGTGGTTCCTCGACCGTATCGCGACCCACATCCTCGCTTACGAAGGTTCGGAAACGAACCCCGGCTACTGGCACTGGTTCGAGGGAAACTTCGACGCTTACGAAGAGAACAAGATCGAGCGCCTCGGCCCCGACGCGGCCAAGCCTCACCGCAGCGCCTACCGCAAGCTCACCCGCGACTAG